The DNA window GGTCGGTCAGCAGCGCCGGCAGCTCCGCGCCCTCGCGCGTGGCCACGGTCAGCGCCTGCCCCTGCACGGTCCGCGGCAGGCCGAGCCAGCGCACCGGCTGCTGCACCGTGCGCAGCTCGGTGACCTCGGCCCAGGCGATCGAGCGGGTCCCGAAGAAGCCCACCCGGCGCAGCCCCGCACGGCTCACCCAGACGCCGGCGCGCAGCAGCCGCAGCGCCGAGCCGATGACGACGAGAGCGAGGGCGAGGCAGACCGCGGCCCCGCCCCAGGCGCCGGCGACAGCGACGATCATCGTGGACAGCAGCATGAACGCCGACAGCAGGAGCAACAGCGCGGCGATGCCCACCCGCCAGGGCCCCGGCCGGTAGGGGCGCCGCCAGCGGTCGTGGTCGGCAAGGGCCGCCACCTCGTCGACGCCGTCGTCCGCGTCGGGCACACCGTCGGCCGTCAGGAAGGGCAGGGGCACGGCTGGACCTCACTCACATGCACGTTCGGTTGGGCTGTGACCGTGAGGCTACCGCCCCTGGGAGGCCTCCGACTGCTGCGACTTCTCCGGCGCCTTGCTCGGCTGCAGTGCGGGCATGCCGAAGACCAGCGAGCCGGCCAGCCCGGCAACCACGGTCAGCCCGACCAGACTACGGGCGGCGAGCTGGGTCTTGCTCAGGCGCTCGCGCGGCGGCGGAGTGACGTTGCTGCGGAAGCGCTCGGCCTCGGCGACGAAGGCGAACGGGACGGGTTCGCGCCGGCTGAACATGAGAGCGACTCTCCTCACGGTCGGGGCCACGGGCCCTGGGGCGGTGGTGGCAGGTGGGCGTGGTGCTACCCGGTATGACGTCCGAGCGGCCCCATCAGTGCCCGATTTCTGCATATTCACCAAGCTTTTTGGCGCTGCGTCAGCTCGGCGGACCGCCCCCCGCCCCGAGCGGTCTGCGCGGCGGCCCGCGGACGGCGACGTAGAGTGGGCGCGCCCCAGGACGCACGTGTGGAAGGACCCCCGGTGAGCGAGACCGCCGCTTCAGATCTGAAACCCAGCTACCGCAGTGACGTGACGGTGGAGCTGGTGAAGCACTCCGCCGCCGACTCGGACGTCCTGTGGGCCGCGCGGGTCTCCACGGCCGGCGAGCAGTCCCTCGAGGAGCTGCAGAAGGATCCGGAGCGCTCCAAGGGTCTGATCAACTACCTGATGCGGGACCGCCACGGCAGCCCCTTCGAGCACAACTCGATGACCTTCTTCATCAGCGCCCCGATCTTCGTGTTCCGGGAGTTCATGCGCCACCGCGTCGGCTGGTCCTACAACGAGGAATCCGGCCGCTACAGGGAGCTCGAGC is part of the Streptomyces subrutilus genome and encodes:
- a CDS encoding PH domain-containing protein; protein product: MPLPFLTADGVPDADDGVDEVAALADHDRWRRPYRPGPWRVGIAALLLLLSAFMLLSTMIVAVAGAWGGAAVCLALALVVIGSALRLLRAGVWVSRAGLRRVGFFGTRSIAWAEVTELRTVQQPVRWLGLPRTVQGQALTVATREGAELPALLTDHDADFLSRREAFDRAADTVGAWADEYRPVPA